One uncultured Fusobacterium sp. genomic region harbors:
- the mobC gene encoding plasmid mobilization relaxosome protein MobC: protein MKKNLSLRLDEEDYNLLETQAKLYGVTKNEFVRVLIRKNMLGDIQELNENLKDIFRLKVSIGNNLNQIAKKCNSKTISDFREIQKELDDLWQSLKR from the coding sequence TTGAAGAAAAATTTATCATTAAGACTAGATGAAGAAGATTATAATTTGCTTGAAACTCAAGCTAAATTATATGGAGTAACAAAGAATGAATTTGTAAGAGTTTTAATAAGAAAAAATATGCTAGGAGATATTCAGGAATTAAACGAGAATTTAAAAGATATTTTTAGACTAAAAGTAAGCATAGGAAATAACCTTAACCAAATAGCTAAAAAATGTAACAGTAAAACTATATCAGATTTTAGGGAAATTCAAAAGGAGTTAGATGACCTATGGCAATCTTTAAAGCGATAG
- a CDS encoding relaxase/mobilization nuclease domain-containing protein yields MAIFKAIDKSSKNIGGSKGVLDYVGKKAENTVGIKCSNDYKEAFKDFQDIKEFYNKLEDRQYKHFTHSFKPGEIDKERALEMTVKLCEEIFPENQVFIAQHTDRKHIHNHIVVNSVNFENGEKFFYEKEQFEKWRERADELAQEYGLEIVQPQKKNLAIGEVVSKSRDTREVIERALRGEKQSDIVTVCLAVIQAGEEAKDKEDFTKILKEKGVDIDWGETTKEDGSIRYKKYITLTVDENHRVSKKPKFRLDSLEKHIHHPAFNTEKLREHFKELEQKKELEIQQKKEKENSWEKQRRIRSSNRDGMER; encoded by the coding sequence ATGGCAATCTTTAAAGCGATAGATAAAAGTAGTAAAAATATAGGTGGCTCAAAAGGTGTCTTAGACTATGTAGGAAAAAAGGCTGAAAATACAGTCGGAATTAAATGTTCAAATGATTATAAAGAAGCCTTTAAAGACTTCCAAGATATTAAGGAATTTTATAATAAATTAGAGGACAGACAATATAAGCATTTTACCCATAGTTTTAAGCCAGGAGAAATTGATAAAGAAAGAGCCTTAGAAATGACAGTAAAATTATGTGAAGAAATTTTCCCTGAAAATCAAGTTTTTATAGCTCAACATACAGACAGAAAACATATCCATAATCATATCGTAGTAAATTCAGTAAATTTTGAGAATGGCGAGAAGTTTTTCTATGAGAAAGAACAGTTTGAAAAATGGCGAGAACGAGCTGATGAATTAGCCCAAGAATATGGGTTAGAAATTGTACAGCCACAAAAAAAGAATTTAGCAATAGGAGAAGTAGTAAGTAAATCAAGAGATACTAGAGAAGTTATAGAGAGAGCTTTGAGGGGAGAAAAACAAAGTGATATAGTTACAGTTTGTTTAGCAGTAATTCAAGCTGGAGAAGAAGCAAAAGATAAGGAAGATTTTACTAAAATTTTAAAAGAAAAAGGAGTTGATATTGATTGGGGAGAAACTACCAAAGAAGATGGCTCTATAAGATATAAAAAATATATAACTTTAACTGTTGATGAAAACCATAGAGTAAGTAAGAAGCCAAAATTTAGATTAGACAGTTTAGAAAAACATATACACCACCCTGCATTTAATACAGAAAAATTGAGAGAACACTTTAAAGAATTAGAACAGAAAAAAGAATTAGAAATCCAACAGAAAAAAGAAAAAGAAAATTCGTGGGAAAAGCAACGAAGAATAAGAAGCAGTAATAGAGATGGAATGGAAAGATAA
- a CDS encoding tetratricopeptide repeat protein: MRILLKILLGFITLWSVVVFFNYTRSKRKAEQGNPEEQYRLGCMYGDLGKYNLAEKYLKLASEQGFKRAQARLGILYGCLGKSELAEKYLLLGREEYPETNLILGALYNEQGKYDLAEKYWLIAIELGIKEAADELGISYNKQGKKDLAEKYLLLASEYGLAKGQLHLGVFYSNQGKEDLAEKYLLLASEQKYVEAQCGLGLLYANQEKYDLAEKYLLLASEQGSVEARNGLGILYEAQGKYDLAKKYFNLSNKH, from the coding sequence ATGAGAATTTTATTAAAAATTTTATTAGGATTTATTACTCTTTGGAGTGTTGTTGTTTTTTTTAATTATACAAGAAGTAAACGAAAAGCAGAGCAAGGAAATCCTGAGGAACAATATCGTTTAGGGTGTATGTATGGGGATTTAGGTAAATACAACTTAGCTGAAAAATATCTAAAATTAGCAAGTGAACAAGGATTTAAGAGAGCTCAGGCTAGGTTAGGAATTTTGTATGGTTGTTTAGGTAAAAGTGAATTAGCTGAAAAATATTTATTGTTAGGTAGAGAAGAATACCCTGAAACTAATCTAATATTAGGAGCTTTGTATAATGAGCAAGGAAAATATGACTTAGCCGAAAAATATTGGTTAATAGCCATTGAATTAGGAATTAAGGAAGCTGCAGATGAATTAGGAATTTCCTATAATAAACAAGGTAAAAAAGACTTAGCCGAAAAATATTTATTATTAGCTAGTGAGTATGGACTTGCAAAAGGTCAGCTTCATTTAGGTGTTTTTTATAGTAACCAGGGTAAGGAAGACTTAGCTGAAAAATATTTATTATTAGCAAGTGAACAAAAATATGTTGAAGCTCAATGTGGCTTAGGATTATTATATGCAAATCAAGAAAAATATGACTTAGCTGAAAAATATTTATTATTAGCTAGTGAGCAAGGTTCTGTTGAAGCTCGGAATGGTTTAGGAATTTTATATGAAGCTCAAGGAAAATATGACTTAGCCAAAAAATATTTTAATTTAAGTAACAAACATTAA
- a CDS encoding type II toxin-antitoxin system YafQ family toxin has protein sequence MLKVKMTSQFKKDWKKIVKRNYNIKKFEKVLSLLINEQSLDEKYKDHKLIGDYEGCRECHIEPDWLLIYYIENDILTLTLSRTGTHSDLF, from the coding sequence ATGCTAAAAGTTAAAATGACTTCTCAATTTAAAAAAGATTGGAAAAAAATAGTTAAAAGAAATTATAACATTAAAAAATTTGAAAAAGTATTAAGTTTGTTGATAAACGAACAATCACTTGATGAAAAATACAAAGACCATAAGTTAATTGGAGATTATGAGGGATGTCGTGAATGTCATATTGAGCCTGATTGGTTATTAATATACTATATTGAAAACGATATATTAACTTTGACTCTTTCAAGGACAGGAACTCATTCAGATTTGTTTTAG
- a CDS encoding type II toxin-antitoxin system RelB/DinJ family antitoxin — MAQGTLTIKLDNETKKEFNEFCEEIGINMTTALNMFIKKVIREQRIPFELSLNKPNLETLMAIEEAKRIAKDPNIKAYSSVEEVMKALEEE, encoded by the coding sequence ATGGCTCAAGGAACTTTAACAATAAAATTAGATAACGAAACTAAAAAAGAATTTAATGAATTTTGTGAAGAAATTGGAATTAATATGACTACTGCCCTTAATATGTTTATAAAAAAAGTTATAAGAGAACAAAGAATACCTTTTGAATTATCTCTAAATAAACCTAACTTAGAAACACTAATGGCGATAGAAGAAGCAAAAAGAATAGCAAAAGATCCTAATATCAAAGCTTATAGTAGTGTTGAAGAAGTCATGAAAGCTTTGGAGGAAGAATAA